A genomic stretch from Lathyrus oleraceus cultivar Zhongwan6 chromosome 2, CAAS_Psat_ZW6_1.0, whole genome shotgun sequence includes:
- the LOC127123807 gene encoding uncharacterized protein LOC127123807, with the protein MQGTLAWLKEIERIFRVMDCTLVQKIRYGTHKLSGEADDWWVDTRLREFLRKYYPEDVRGKKEIEFLELKQGNLSVTEYAAKFTELAKFYPHYDGANAEFSKCIKFENGLRPEIKKAVGYQKIRVFADLIDSCRIFEEDNNAHYKILSENRGRGKHSRGKPYETPVGKGKQKVIPGRRTSGGDASANVICFKCGKPGHTSNVCRLGETRCFCGGMPGHAARDCKQKDVICFNCGEGGHISAKCQKPKRGQESGKVFALSGTQTINEDGLVRGTCFINNIPLITIIDTGATHCFVVADCVERLGLSLSSLGRDMIVEVPVKGTVSSSLVCKSCPLSIFGKDFVVDLVCLPLVGLDVVLGMDWLKSNYVHINCYNNTVRFSSAEEEGRTELLSKKQLKEFIEEDALVFLLMASLSVESQAVIADLPVVCNFPEVFTDEIPSAPPEREVSFLGHVVSSDGIVVDPSKIDAVLQWEAPTSVTEIRSFLELKKTLTTAPILILPNPEEPFVVYCDASKMGLGGVLMQNGKVVAYASRQLRIHEKNYPTHDLELAAVVFVLKIWRHYLYGSRFEVFSDHKSLNIREAQKLDMKLVDVIIGLGQSENEDFKLDAQGVLRFRDRIYVPDDVDLKRMILEESHRSNLSIHPGATKMYQDLKRLFWWSGMKREVAQFV; encoded by the exons ATGCAAGGAACCTTGGcttggttgaaggagattgaaagaatcttcagagtgaTGGATTGCACTCTTGTGCAAAAGATCCGTTATGGAACTCATAAGCTGTCAGGTGAAGCCGATGATTGGTGGGTGGACACTCGTCTAAG agaatttctgaggaagtattatccagaAGATGTGCGAGGAAAGAAAGAGATTGAATTCCTCGAGTTGAAGCAAGGGAACTTGTCAGTcacggagtatgctgctaagttcactgAATTGGCTAAGTTCTATCCTCACTATGATGGAGCGAATGCCGAATTCTCtaagtgcatcaagtttgaaaatggattgcgTCCGGAAATTAAGAAAGCTGTGGGATATCAAAAGATTCGCGTCTTTGCGGATCTGATTGATAGTTGTAGAATCTTTGAAGAGGACAACAATGCACACTATAAGATCTTGTCTGAGAATAGAGGAAGGGGCAAACACAGCCGTGGTAAGCCATATGAAACTCCGGTTGGAAAAGGGAAACAGAAAGTGATTCCGGGTCGAAGAACAAGTGGGGGAGATGCTTCTGCTAATGTTATCTGTTTcaagtgtggaaagccgggtcacaCGAGTAATGTGTGTAGGCTTGGTGAAACGAGATGTTTCTGTGGTGGTATGCCGGGACATGCGGCTCGTGATTGTAAGCAGAAGGATGTTATTTGCTTTAACTGTGGGGAAGGAGGACATATCAGTGCTAAATGTCAGAAGCCAAAGAGGGGACAAGAGAGTGGTAAAGTGTTTGCTTTGTCGGGAACTCAGACTATAAATGAAGATGGACTTGTTCGAGGTACTTGTTTCATTAATAACAttcctttaattactattattgataccggtgccACACACTGTTTTGTTGTTGCGGATTGTGTTGAAAGATTGGGTCTTTCTTTGTCTTCCTTGGGTAGAGATATGATTGTTGAGGTTCCCGTTAAGGGAACGGTATCTTCGTCTCTTGTGTGTAAGAGTTGCCCCTTGTCAATATTTGGTAAAGATTTTGTAGTTGATCTTGTTTGTTTGCCACTTGTCGGGTTGGATGTAGTATTGGGTATGGACTGGTTGAAATCCAACTATGttcatattaattgctacaaCAACACTGTGAGGTTTTCTTCTGCCGAAGAAGAGGGAAGAACAGAATTGTTATCCAAGAAACAATTGAAGGAGTTCATAGAAGAAGACGCGTTGGTGTTCTTGTTGATGGCAAGCTTGTCTGTGGAGAGTCAGGCTGTAATTGCGGACTTGCCAGTGGTGTGCAATTTCCCTGAAGTTTTTACCGATGAGATTCCTAGTGCACCGCCAGAAAGAGAAGTTAGCTTTCTTGGTCATGTTGTTTCCAGTGACGGAATTGTGGTTGATCCATCGAAGATTGATGCGGTGTTGCAATGGGAAGCTCCTACATCAGTTACCGAGATAAGAAGTTTCCTTGAGTTGAAGAAAACGTTGACAACAGCTCCGATTTTAATTTTGCCAAATCCCGAGGAACCGTTTGTGGTTTATTGCGATGCTTCGAAGATGGGATTAGGAGGTGTGCTTATGCAGAATGGTAAAGTGGTTgcttatgcttctagacaatTGAGGATTCATGAGAAGAACTACCCTACGCATGATTTGGAGCTTGCGGCGGTTGtgtttgttttgaaaatttggaGACATTACCTTTATGGATCTAGATTTGAAGTCTTTAGTGACCATAAAAGcttgaa CATTAGAGAGGCTCAAAAGTTGGATATGAAACTTGTTGATGTGATCATTGGACTCGGACAATCTGAGAATGAGGATTTCAAATTGGATGCACAAGGTGTGTTGAGGTTTCGTGATAGGATTTATGTTCCCGATGATGTGGATTTAAAAAGGATGATCTTGGAAGAAAGCCATAGGAGTAATTTGAGTATTCATCCCGGAGCGACTAAGATGTACCaagatttgaaaagattattttggtggTCGGGAATGAAGCGTGAAGTAGCTCAGTTCGTGTAA